Proteins co-encoded in one Rhodothermus sp. genomic window:
- a CDS encoding hotdog fold thioesterase — protein MATTTVWKQPATLEELNRMTEGNMLGHLGIRFVEIGEDYLVATMPVDQRTQQPFGLLHGGASVALAESMGSVGSHLCIDAERYYCVGLEINANHIRAVRSGGQVKGVARPLHIGRRTQVWDIRIYDEQERLVCVSRLTLAVLPYQEA, from the coding sequence ATGGCAACGACGACGGTCTGGAAGCAACCGGCTACCCTGGAGGAGCTGAACCGGATGACCGAGGGCAACATGCTGGGACACCTGGGCATCCGGTTTGTTGAAATCGGAGAGGACTATCTGGTGGCCACCATGCCCGTCGATCAGCGCACGCAGCAGCCGTTCGGCCTGTTGCACGGTGGGGCCTCGGTGGCGCTGGCCGAATCGATGGGGAGCGTCGGATCGCATCTGTGTATCGACGCGGAACGCTACTACTGTGTGGGGCTGGAGATCAATGCGAACCACATCCGCGCAGTACGTTCCGGGGGACAAGTCAAGGGAGTGGCCCGGCCGCTTCATATTGGCCGTCGCACGCAGGTGTGGGACATTCGCATCTACGACGAACAGGAGCGGCTGGTCTGTGTCAGTCGTCTGACGCTGGCCGTATTGCCTTACCAGGAAGCATAA